The following proteins are co-located in the Pyricularia oryzae 70-15 chromosome 1, whole genome shotgun sequence genome:
- a CDS encoding tRNA (guanine-N(1)-)-methyltransferase: protein MADQIKAGDVTMFTPPIVRSAAATLNKALFTKKFNLAAASVREATKIASYRKALEKSGDALHVERVSVVQNDPGQNPATKGRKCILLRPGIEAAVPETWGNVVSEGVKTDDLTVIPYELTLDYDHWTAHEVLSSFLPIEFADDIQSSFNFAGHVAHLNLRDQFLPYKQVIGEVLCDKNPAVRTVINKTRNVGDTSEFRTFPYEVLAGPDDLNIVVRENNCTFKLDYAKVYWNSKLEPEHTRMVKDFQPGEVVADAMAGIGPFAVPAGKKGVFVWANDKNPESYKYLQEAITINKVGSFVRPFNQDAIEFIRGAADSVLAAHAAGEGVTLPAPKVKRADRDAEKAAESQEQTAPRPRVMVPPTISHYVMNLPASAISFLPAYRGLYHGHEKLFTPHTTTRLPLIHAYCFDMKSDTDEPKHSVVQRVAAELGVEMKLGDRDGDNEIEVLYVREVAPNKTMYRATFRLPKDIAFAERD from the exons atggcagATCAAATAAAGGCCGGCGACGTGACCATGTTCACGCCTCCAATCGTGCGCTCAGCAGCCGCGACGCTAAACAAGGCCCTCTTTACAAAAAAGTTCAACCTAGCTGCTGCGTCAGTGAGggaagccaccaagattgcTTCGTACCGCAAGGCACTGGAGAAGAGTGGCGATGCTCTGCATGTGGAGAGAGTCTCGGTTGTACAAAATGACCCCGGTCAGAATCCTGCCACAAAGGGGAGGAAGTGTATTCTACTGAGGCCGGGCATCGAGGCTGCGG TACCGGAAACCTGGGGGAATGTTGTCAGTGAAGGCGTCAAGACGGATGACTTGACTGTCATCCCTTACGAACTCACCCTAGACTATGACCATTGGACTGCTC ACGAGGTCCTCAGCTCATTTCTGCCTATAGAATTTGCAGACGACATACAGTCATCCTTCAACTTTGCCGGTCACGTGG CCCACCTTAACCTCCGTGACCAGTTCCTCCCCTACAAGCAGGTTATTGGAGAGGTTCTCTGCGACAAGAACCCGGCCGTCCGCACCGTCATCAACAAGACGAGAAATGTCGGCGACACGTCCGAATTCCGTACCTTCCCGTACGAGGTTCTCGCTGGACCCGACGACCTCAATATCGTAGTCCGTGAGAACAACTGCACCTTCAAGTTGGACTATGCAAAGGTCTACTGGAACAGCAAGCTGGAGCCCGAGCACACTAGGATGGTCAAGGACTTCCAGCCCGGCGAGGTGGTGGCCGACGCCATGGCGGGCATTGGACCTTTTGCCGTGCCCGCAGGGAAGAAGGGCGTCTTTGTCTGGGCCAACGACAAGAACCCCGAAAGCTACAAATACTTGCAAGAAGCTATCACCATAAACAAG GTTGGATCTTTTGTTCGCCCATTCAACCAGGACGCCATAGAGTTCATCCGTGGTGCGGCGGACTCTGTACTGGCCGCCCACGCAGCAGGCGAAGGTGTCACGCTCCCTGCTCCCAAAGTCAAGCGCGCCGACCGTGACGCTGAAAAAGCGGCGGAGTCGCAAGAACAAACGGCTCCCAGGCCCAGAGTCATGGTCCCGCCGACGATATCGCACTACGTCATGAACCTCCCGGCGTCGGCGATATCCTTCCTCCCAGCGTACCGCGGCCTGTACCACGGCCACGAGAAGCTGTTTACGCCCCACACGACCACCCGCTTGCCCCTGATTCACGCTTACTGCTTCGACATGAAGAGCGACACGGACGAGCCGAAGCACTCGGTCGTGCAGAGGGTTGCCGCAGAGCTGGGCGTCGAGATGAAGCTCGGGGATCGGGATGGGGACAACGAGATTGAAGTCCTATACGTACGTGAGGTTGCGCCTAACAAGACCATGTACAGGGCCACCTTTAGGCTGCCAAAGGATATTGCATTTGCGGAGAGGGATTGA